Part of the Melitaea cinxia chromosome 6, ilMelCinx1.1, whole genome shotgun sequence genome is shown below.
GCCAAGGAGAAACGATAGAATTGAAATGCCACCGATGAAATACCGTTTCCCGAAAAATCTTAAAGGTAATGACAGTTTTGATAATTCTGAAAGTGCTAAAGAAGAAATAGTTGTGTACGTAAATACGCCAGATGAAGATGGTGAAATTAGTTCTACTACACAAAAACCAAAGAAACAAAAGCGTCCAAGACCAGCTGCAAATAAGAACAAAAACACATTAGCTATTAAAAACGATGATGTCACAGAAACAGTACCGACAAATAGTAAGCCATTTTCGAACACAATGGGTGGTCTCAGTCAGATTGGCCATCGTGAATCTCAAACAGTAGTTAAGCCTACTGTCATTGTCAATTTTAGAGGATCGGTTATGCATAAAGAAAGTGACATAAGACTCGAAAGAAGACGAAATgaaaacaatacaattataccacaaaatatttttaatataaatcaagaAATTAAAGTTGAAAGAAACGATGCAATGGATTCAATTGGTGAAATGAAAAAATCACTGAATGTCAAACAAGACATAAATATAAGAGATTTGAGAAAGTCACAAATAGAAGAAGATATGATGATGTGTGAAACATCATCATCGAAAGATGATAAGAAAACAAATAGATCAGATCGCTCGAATAAGTTCAATGTCTTACAAATAAGATttacgatttaaaataaataaaataaatatctctaAGCGTAACGAATAAAACATTTCTAATGGACAAGATCAACTACAGTAAATAGCAGTAAAGGCATAAATGTGAATAGGATATAAATGAaactttaaagtttttattacgtGTATTACAAAATATGTTGAAATTAGTGCCAAGCCCTAGGTTCtagaaaaaatgttaataatgtttttatttcatgtaCTCTCTGCTCGTTATAACGGTGAATGTTGCTAAGCTTTAATGTGGTTCTTGGTACACCACAGGTTGTGAACAACTttgattacataatttttaacatgTTGACGATGGACTGAATTTAGTTTAAGTTATTTAAgattaattaaatactaaaaaaatatattataagggCTAAAGTAGTTATAAGTAAATTtcagtaaacaaaataattataatgtttttgattttactaCTCCAAGGCTATCACGAATGTCTCCTACagtttcctaaataaaaattacatcaacttatgaatattatttcgtATTGATTTCGTGTGTCAAGTATCATTTCAATCTATTCCCTCGTTCTGTTTTCTGAGCATCAAGCTCTACGTGATCTTAAAAGCGTCCCAATTAAGAATGATGAATaaatagtcataataataaaaataaaaaatataaatcataatgtAAGAAAGCCAACAAGCCGTTGCATATGGGCtttcaaattttaagtaaaacctAATGCATTACAATAAACAACTTGTTTCTGtctaaatttgtatatttatgttgcaattgtaatttttatgcgATTTTATTCAATTTGATTTTGTCATTGTGGTCATTGCAGCAGCAGCAAGAAAAATGATTCAATTAatacaagaattttattttggaTAGTTCATTATGTAACTTATTTTAGTTctattaatttagtaataataataagttttatttaatgttcaaatcaaaagtcaaaaataaaagcaaagtcGCAAgattacattattttgtatactCTCTGCCAGGAGCAACGAGATGTGCCCATGCAAAGTATGagatcacgttttttttttttaagttttaaggcCAACAATAGAAAAAGGTAGGTAATATCAAAAAGAAATGTCTCCATTACATTAAACTTTGAAGTACTTCTACTGTGTACTACTGTTAAAAAGATTAATTGGTGGTATAGGTAATAAAACGCTGATCTGGTAGTAACTAAGAGAAACAAGGTGTAAGATAAAAAGGTGTCATGATTCTCCTGTAACATGCTCCTTGTCCATTTTCCattaggagaaggatcgcagCTCAATCTTCCACGCTGCTTGGCTGTCGATTGGCGGATTATTATTCCTAATATGATTAACAAATGCCATCAGGTgtctataataacaaccgggagttGCGACCGACTGCTTGTCGTGCTCTAACGAGGTAcgatggagagacccacaaggacagactgAAAAAATTTATGCATTCAGAGTTTAACATTGCATGCTGACTTGTGACCTATATTAGTTGGTACTGGACCCTTCTCTAAAGTATCTTAAGTCGATTACAGGGGaactaaaaacatttatatagtcTTATTGGTTATTGGCTATCAAACATAAAAAGCATTTTTGAATTCAACCCAATAGTTCCTAAGcaagtttaaacaaacaaacacacttcagctttataatattattatagataacaacAAAACCAAACAAATAATGATTCACGTCACTCGCTTCTTTGCAAAgttgtttttccttttttatgtgAATTAATCCCGTTATGCTATTTATATATCTCAAGCAGGTCAACAAAACAAAACATCGATACTGTGTTAGTTGTTCTATTTAGTATCGAAGAATACTCATctcactcaaaaagtagtcatcagatctcattTAAATGGTACTacaagacaaacatcagctttcgctTAAAAcaagtatcatcaaaatcggtacacccagtgaaaagttatatatatattgctattattatacaatgtcgtcgacgaaaaaacagtcaagtaaatacgcattattacatataactctAACTCGCTCTGCCTttcgatttcaaaaaaataataatcgtaatCAGTCCatccagttaaaagttctgaggtaacataaaaaaatacaattgaattgagaacctcctcctttttggaagtcgattaatatgaaaagtacctgggtgaccgagttcagctcggtatttttaataaatcgtgaaggattagtagaagagagagttaaaatgtttcggtgccggtttggatgaagtattttttaaccgacttcaaaaaaggaggaggttactcaattcgaccgtatatatatatatataatgtatgttcagggataagttcgtcgtttatgaaaagtttttgatgattcttattttgttggaaaggatgaCCCCTgctgtggtaccatgataaagaaaccaggatctgattatgggatcccagaggaatcgagggaaactctcgaaatccgcataacttttcactgggtataccgattttgatgatttttaacttaatcgaaagccgatgtttatcatgtggtcacatttcagatctgattacaacttttggagtaatctttgataatgcgtatttcttgactttttttcgtatacctacgttactcgtcgatataattgaagtcggtttttttttcgtttgtctgcaaacacaattactaataATGTATTAACGCACGATGTGTAACAAaggcaatgtataaaataaaaacaaaaaatgacgataaattaaaaattgatacaaattacacaactacaagattgagagtaattggttctaaaaactgataggcgctgcaacaaatcgtgttttttggaaatcatatttaaatacgaattacatatttataaaatatgaatatttttttaacgacaataataaaaaatataaataaatataaaaaatcaaaaataaaaaataattaaaaaataataatgataaaatatgaataatatttttcgattttaccaacataataacaagaaataaaaactgcctatttaaataaaaaataacgagtgcaattagaaaaaaaaagaaaaaatacttgatcagggacatggggatttgaactaTGTTCCTCTcagttgatcccgaccggccggaAGTTACCTTCGtgttctaacgatattttttcacttcctaaaaactgggataaaacgacattttctaaaaataaatcatagcTAGATGagtttatctcccccgaaacctcctatatactaaattttatgaaaatattcgTTGCAGCCgattccgagattcagattatatatgtatatatataaatatattgcagcaattcttatatatatatacaagaattgctcgtttaatagtataagataaaatgAATCACTTGGTCACGCTTTAACTTGAGAACGATTTTACCAATTTAATTccgcttttttaactttttttaaggtctcatagcaatatttatttatttccgtatttatacaacatattaaagtaacaattaGTTTCTAAGtgtaatttgaaagtaattactaaatatgatctctacttctcctagctaggtagcttTTACAAGTTTCTTATGGAatgtaaatttcaaaatttgcaACATAATTCGACACCCACGCGGGAGACGTCGCGGGCACCAGCTAGTTATTAATGtttcagaaaatataaaattcaatatcaCATTACCGTACATTATCCACAAAAGTGAAAGagtaattacatattatttatcataCTCGAATGTatcgttaaaataatttaccaaaTATGTGGAGCATGGTACCGAGAACGCAACACAATTTTATGATTCACAACAAAAACTGATATCTCGAAAAAATCGACGAAAATTAATGACGAAAAATAATTTCTTGCCGATTATTCTCTGTAAAATCTTACATTTCAAATCGGTGATAACTTCacgttaaacatatttaatttattaaacactaatttgatttaaatctgTAAAGTTGCAATCAGAAGTGACTTTTATGCccattgaataataaatagaaacttttaattacgtttttcggctatttatgtaaatatattcaaaaaagttttaGCACTTCCTAGTTTAAAAACCTAAAAATCCGTTGTAAACAAGTTGAACATAATTTagataaatactttaaatgttcgcagaatatttataattatgggctacaaaatataaatacaaacaaattatttcatACGAAACACTTCTTtatgaccaaaaaaaaatcCCTTGTTCAATAATGTAACATGAAATACTTCGTGTACGAATCACAACTTGatcatatttttatacgattattttttaacatttaaaactgaTAAGGGGAAAACAtctcttaatattaatttgtaaattttaatatgccATCACAAAAAAGTGTCTGCCCTTAAAAGGACCGTAACGCAACGGACGCTTGGTGCCTTTCTAAATTTCTCAAAAGGTAAAATGAGTAGTAACATGGTTAGGAATAGATTTAAGAGTTTGGTAAAAGTTATTAAGATTGAAATATAACGGTATCACTATATATAGGTGTAATAAAAACACAacggtaatattatttaaatatactattcCCTCACTGCTATGTTATCTGCACGATGCTTCGGCACTttttgaaacgaagttccttacggcttgacatttggctgggcgaccgaactgaaaaaaatgtgatactaaaaccgtaagaaaaatatataacggaagtgacgtaatatcagtcacactactgtataatatgacgtttgtaagactaaaatattactagtaaacttttttttttaaattatttatgtaattttatactgtcgacaaaaataaataaagacatgttttttatttcacttaacagtttgaattattattattattttgtttggtttattttattttacggtatttgttattttcaaaaatacaaaatttcctaaatacttttatatacttaatttttatacgaCACGTTCGCCGGGTAAGCTATAGACTAAAGATGAGAAGAACACTAGGAGCATCATAAGCGCGCCGCGAATCCTACCCTGCTAACAACAGCGCACTCGTAGAAGCTTTAACTTAGCCACAATGACACATCACTACTTAAGTGTAGCagccagtatataagtgtataatctatgtgTAGCAGTGTTACGtgactgtgatcttctgtatggtgCAGGTACTTCCGTAATAGGGTTGTTACGGATTttcagttatatattttatatgccAAATTTACCACTTACGTATtcttaagataaaatataaacaaataaattttttaaataatatttaatctatacaaataaataaaattggagtgtctgtttagtaaatgtatatgtataaatacacggtacatataccaaaataactataactatctgtttgtctgtctctTTATTccaactaatctctgaaacagctggatagattttgacgggacttttactggcataCAGCTgaagtaataaggagtaactttggatacttttattttagaaatttatttatgataaataaataatattttttaatctcacGCGGACGATGTTGCGAGCACAGCtagattaatataaatgttacaattttaCACTGTAATTAAGAAAATGAGGATAAGAACTGCTCGAAAATACTTCGAACTTGGTGTTACTTTTTTTGGTTTTCATAATCATTGgtacttttaaatatagaaaaataatacttttattttagaaatttatttattttgtaactctgcgaactgaataatatatgttttttaattccacacggacgaattcgcgggcacaactagtattaaatataatatcgatAATTCAAAGGATATGATTATCATTTTAAGCGAGAATTATGAGTGCCCCgtcttttctttattattttaatgtcatttGACGAGTTTGAATCCATCAAATATTTTTGgacatttaattaatcaaatctAGTTTTACTAGTAACGTGTCAATGAACTAATAAACGTATTATTATTGAACAAAATTAATGAACTTCCCTCGTAAATTtgtatcaaagaatacttaAACGTGAGTCTAACTTTTGCGCCAGGTTCCGTAGTAGAAGTTatcaaagaatttttattatcaaagaaATAATATGGAAAAATTCCacctgtttatttatattattattgcttttatagTTTCAAACTAATATTAAACATGACTGTTAACttcaaaactaataataaaacgcGATAGGACTGTGTTTTATTAAAAGTCTTTCTCCGAAGAGACTCTCTACTAAAATACATAAACTTTGAAAATGAAACGTAAAGATGTTACCAGTATTTActgcttgaatttttttttattatgatttttaaaaattacaagtaaCTTAATTGAAAGAATCATAGGATAAAATACGACTAAAAAGGGACTACACACAACTTAGTCTTATCATTAAAAAGCTCATTAGGACAAAATacgtgaaaaaaattaaacaacaatccttattcttaataataataaacttcaaAATAGTTTAAATGCTAGCATTTTAACAGTCTATTTTAAAATCAGTAATATACCCCCCAATAAAACAATTATCACATATTAAAAAACGGTCTACAAAATTTGCCttgatttaaattaagtaaaaagataaaattattaatgccTTAACAGTTAGATTCTGTTGACCCCGTAATACGTAATCACGTTACTGtgataaaagttaatatattattatattaatcggTGTAATGACTTACGATCAGTCTCAAGCCATGTATAtctaaatttactaatttattttgacaTAAAGTGCATACTATttagtcatatttatttattgtttacgaTATTCGAAGATCTTTTTtctcatatttttaaccgacttcaaaaaaagaaggaggttactcaattcgaccgtatatatatatatatatatatattttttttttttaatgtatgttcggggataactccgtcgtttatgaaccgattttgataattctttttttgttggaaagaagatatccccggtgtggtaccatgataaggaaaccaagatctgatgaagggatcccagagaaatcgagggaaactctcgaaaatctgcataactttttactgggtgtactgattttaataatttttaatttaatcgaaagccgatgttcatcacgtggtcacatttaaatttcatcgagatttgattacaactttttgagtaatctttgataatgcgtatttacttgactattttttcgtctacctcctacgttgtattacttgtcgatagaattgaagtcggcttttcttcgtttgcctgcaaacacaattatcatgaTATTTCTtctgattaatatttatattttatgttaaatagtaaaataaaatcgattGTGCAGTCCAAGTTCATGTAATAATACCGCTGTGTCCCAACAGGGTGCAGCGCAAGCTGAGTGAATTCTTTTTGGGACTATTACTTCAAATTATacgtaagtaattttatttactattttctttctttatttttatcacttgAACCCCAAAATAAactcttttttcttttgttcaaccaaatgaaatataaatctaCCAATAGCAAGAAAAACCTGAAATGATTTTTTCTTCTGGTTGTTGCAatgattgaattttaatttgttgctaaatttaaattaaactgtaATATTATCTGATCTAAGTTGTCTAATTAGGTGCTAATGGAGTAATTAACATCTGGTATAgatgttaaacatatttttaatgcatgctttttcaagatttttttttatcttaaaagagcggaattttgtttcaataaataataatatctacaaTATgcaatgaagtttttttttttgcaaacatccttaataattaaattattttgattatgcATTTGTTCACAATATCTACGGTGGTATCTATGGATGtgtacacggtaaatataccaaaataacattttttaccatttttgtctgtctgtctgtttgttccggctaatctctgaaacggctggactgattttcacgggactttagctggcagatagctgatgtaataaggagtaacgtaggctacttttattttagaaaattatttattttataactccgtgaactgaacaataacttttttgttaaatttcccgcggacgaagtcgcggacacagctagttatcaatattttgtatttgcgtAAACACAGGTTGGAGCTACGATATTTCCCAACTTCAACGCAAAATCTCAACCTACTGGAAACCGTTGGGTTTAAAACATTTGTTAGACTATCACGAAACATCCATAGTATTTTCCTCGTGAGCACTTCCTATTCCATATAGCAATAATAGATAATTAgactttatcattattaaatgACGACTGACCGACaatcttctctgcagaatctacattccgaatcggtggtagcctTACCTACTTTTCACAAAAATTATAGGTAAtcactataaaattttaatttgtaaaatgatgattcgaaagtGATCTTGGAGGCTTTAATATGCACACTCACTGCAACCCTAACTCACTCAAACTCACTGGGCATAATATGTGCACTCATTCGAAAACTACTTCTTAgggtgatgataatgatgatgccAAAGACACGCAAACATAAACACACAATCAAGACAAGACAGAATCAAATCAAACTCAAATACATCTTTTAGCGACAAtcaggggttaataacatatttgaTTAAATGCAAGCTTAcagcaataaagtatattctaaacatttttaaacggttttatttagctcaccccgtttgttttatttattttttattatttattcttgggtcaaatttagtaattcaaatttcaccctcttcctgtcaaccgattaatctgaaattttgtatacactttggattttggtgacaatacaattatgtttattcattaacattataaattcaagatggccgccgctacaaaatggcggataatttatgttttattaatcccatcaatatgggtatcaaatgaaagggctcaacaagcagaatacaatatactataaaaaattgaaatccaagatggcggccgctacaaaatagcggataacgtaggttttatcaatcccatcaatatgggtatcaaatgaaagggctcaacaagcagaatacaatatactataaaaattgaaatacaagatggcggccgctacaaaatggcggataacgtaggttttatcgatcccttcaatatgggtatcaaatgaaagtgctcaaccagtataatcaatgtactatataaaattaaaatccaagatggcggcctctacaaaatggcggataacttaggttttatcaatcccatcaacatgggtatcaaatgaaaggtctcaacaagtagaatacaatttactatgcaaaattgaaatctaagctggccgccgctaccaaatgtctgataacaattttttatcaatcccaccaatatgggtatcaaataaaagggcttgacaagaagaatacagtgcagttgaaacatctcttttatttacatggagtgtataactattggaatttccatgagcaagaaaatagtaagtaatttcctcaccgtctgcgggccaactgcctattttaacgacgaattaaacgattcttctatcgcacattaagtcgataatttgtagacaattgacgtgccccacggttttattttagtctagtctatgcatatgtttataattcccacgactgtatctattttattattttttggtttttagtacatttatcttaaacattgcaatgtatgtttaacataaaaccgtttaacttaaaaagtttttttacctatttttattcaattttgttttattatatttgtttaaataactaaaaatattgatttagtgATAGCTGTTAGAGCTATTAGCTTTATAACGCTCGCGGTTTTATAATaccaataaatatgaatataatcaAAAGATTTTTAGCTTTAtgttatatcataaatatttaataacaaacaataaaataggtgaatttttaacacaaactaaatgtattttatgGTACATATGAAAGTTCAACTTTCACGTTTTTGCAGCCCTGCTCAATTACTATTGAAACTCGAATCATTGTCACACTAAAAGCAGCACAATATTTCgcataataaattttgatagtAGGCACATTACGAGCTTAGGAGCCTCTTTCACCTTcagtttttaatgtaaaattatttgttatgaCCTATCAGTAGTTCATGTCCGAAATTACAACTTTCAATTTCACTggttttgaattaaattatctGGAAGATAAAATGGAGTGATAGTGAAACACATCAGAAACGTTTGCCtgttaaataactttataattttgtcGACTAACTATTTCATACATATGATGATAAAAGTGGTAAATATTGATTAGTTTCAATTATTCACGATTAGATTGACATAGAAAAACTGAACAGGTGAGATGAATAGGTAAGACAATTAAATATCACGTCGAATGGAAATAAgaaataagtacaaataaaattttacacacaCACTCAGAATACGCCAAAActttcaatttgtaaaaaagtactggtattttttttttacaaaataaaaaatcctaataaataacagaaataaaatgcaaaatgtatttatacaactataatttaacttttataataaacgaCTCTATTGTACATACATATGACCGATACTCATTCGTAAGTGACTTTTAAAACAAGtatcaaaatattgttaaattaaaaacaaatggtAGGGACGTGACCGCGAAATTTAGCAAAAGCTTCCGATTGCTCGCTCTGTCAAACAACAAACGACGCTGACAGAGGGCAGACGTACCggtcgtttttttattttgtttacaattcaATCATGGCAGTGAAATATTCACTCGGAGTTGTGGtaagtttatttacatttgattttttttttttttatataatctttgCTCGACTGAaactttttatgtgtttttttaatcataatataaaaacaaagtttttctttttttaaattctggtattaattttacaaataagatTGCATTTATCGAGTTTAATTTGTTTTCGAAGTTCCTAAAGACATAGAcgtaatcaaatatttaatatgtgaGCCGTTTATAAGAGTTCATTTAGgctattttacattaaatatttttgtttaaaagtgtctgacataaagttttttttgtgtgtgtgtgtatcgaCAAGACCGATATACtattatatcatacaaataaatgtataataacaaatacataaaatgatTCGCTGAAAAGTATGTACGTGGCTAACTTCTGAATTATCGCGACAAATTGAGTAGgtacttcttttttttgtattcattattGTCAAGATAAAGGCAGAGTCTCTAAatctgtatgtttttttaaaaataaaatagacattttgacaaaaaaaaggCCTACGAAGTTTGCCGGCTTATTTCGTATAATTTACC
Proteins encoded:
- the LOC123654690 gene encoding uncharacterized protein LOC123654690 codes for the protein MQCFICVTYLMIIATAHPPKGREITKVVEKRSIFNDVIQSLRMRAQLPEDINLSDENNIGQNYDRYGIENESLQLPNDLDFMPRRNDRIEMPPMKYRFPKNLKGNDSFDNSESAKEEIVVYVNTPDEDGEISSTTQKPKKQKRPRPAANKNKNTLAIKNDDVTETVPTNSKPFSNTMGGLSQIGHRESQTVVKPTVIVNFRGSVMHKESDIRLERRRNENNTIIPQNIFNINQEIKVERNDAMDSIGEMKKSLNVKQDINIRDLRKSQIEEDMMMCETSSSKDDKKTNRSDRSNKFNVLQIRFTI